In a genomic window of Amycolatopsis japonica:
- a CDS encoding sigma-70 family RNA polymerase sigma factor — protein MTVSEAVRPTYVPRPGEPDGELIRAAISGDRRAVESLLALLRPIVFRYCAGRLGGTTRGVAGAEDCAQEVLMAVLVALPRYSYQDNSFLPYVFGIASHKVADVRRNLARDPSAPVPDPEPEQDGPWNPTFEEVERADRSRRLSRLFEVLSAKQRDVLVLRVIHGYSAEETAGALGMASAGAVRVTQHRALNELRRVLREDPDFAGGFTFF, from the coding sequence ATGACCGTGTCCGAAGCCGTGCGTCCCACCTATGTACCCCGGCCGGGGGAACCGGACGGCGAGCTGATCCGCGCGGCGATCAGCGGTGACCGGCGGGCCGTCGAGAGCCTGCTGGCCCTCCTCCGGCCGATCGTGTTCCGGTACTGCGCGGGCAGGCTGGGCGGGACGACACGCGGCGTCGCGGGTGCCGAGGACTGCGCACAGGAGGTCCTGATGGCCGTCCTCGTCGCGTTACCGCGCTACAGCTACCAGGACAACAGCTTCCTGCCGTACGTCTTCGGGATCGCCTCGCACAAGGTCGCCGACGTCCGCCGCAACCTCGCGCGCGACCCGTCCGCGCCGGTGCCCGATCCGGAGCCCGAACAGGACGGACCGTGGAACCCGACGTTCGAAGAGGTCGAGAGGGCGGATCGCAGCCGCCGGCTGTCCCGGCTGTTCGAGGTTCTCTCGGCGAAGCAGCGCGACGTGCTGGTGCTGCGCGTGATCCACGGGTACAGCGCCGAAGAGACCGCGGGCGCGCTGGGTATGGCGAGCGCGGGCGCGGTCCGCGTCACCCAGCACCGGGCCCTCAACGAACTGCGCCGCGTGCTGCGCGAGGATCCCGATTTCGCCGGTGGTTTCACCTTCTTCTAG
- a CDS encoding response regulator, translating into MTISVFLLDDHELVRTGLKTVFEAEDDFTVVGEASTAAEAYVRIPAVKPQVAVLDVRLPDGEGVSVCREIRASIDPPPACLMLTSYSDDDALFGAIMAGAAGYMLKQVSGGALVKAVRTVAAGGSLLDSTLTASVMNRLRGETDAPDPRYEQLSPQERRVLDHIADGLTNRQIAEKLYLAEKTVKNYVSSLLHKLGFERRTSAAVYATQRRKSSS; encoded by the coding sequence ATGACGATTTCGGTGTTCCTCCTGGACGATCACGAACTCGTCCGCACCGGGCTCAAGACCGTTTTCGAGGCCGAAGACGATTTCACCGTGGTCGGCGAAGCGTCCACCGCCGCCGAGGCGTACGTGCGGATCCCCGCGGTCAAACCGCAGGTCGCGGTCCTCGACGTCCGGCTGCCGGACGGCGAGGGAGTGAGCGTCTGCCGGGAGATCCGGGCGTCCATCGACCCGCCGCCCGCCTGCCTGATGCTGACGTCCTATTCGGACGACGACGCCTTGTTCGGCGCGATCATGGCGGGCGCGGCGGGTTACATGCTCAAGCAGGTCTCCGGGGGCGCGCTCGTCAAGGCCGTCCGCACGGTCGCCGCGGGCGGATCGCTCCTGGACAGCACGCTGACGGCGTCGGTGATGAACCGGCTGCGCGGCGAGACCGACGCCCCGGACCCGCGGTACGAACAGCTGAGCCCGCAGGAGCGGCGGGTGCTCGACCACATCGCCGACGGGCTGACCAACCGCCAGATCGCGGAAAAGCTGTACCTGGCGGAGAAGACGGTCAAGAACTACGTGTCGTCCCTGCTGCACAAGCTCGGCTTCGAACGTCGCACCTCCGCCGCCGTCTACGCCACCCAGCGCCGTAAGTCCTCTTCCTAG